The Shewanella mangrovisoli genome has a window encoding:
- the aceB gene encoding malate synthase A: MTEHTLGEQQLNSTQNKATANGTLALVGNTIPGQEVIFTEGALALLESLCREFATEVPTLLAKRKDRQARIDKGALPDFLPETRAIRDGAWKIRGIPNDLLDRRVEITGPVERKMVINALNANAKVFMADFEDSLAPSWQKVVEGQINLRDAVRGEIEYTAPETGKHYKLGPNPAVLICRVRGLHLKEKHVEFNLQSIPGALFDFAMYFYHNYRQLLAKGSGPYFYIPKLESHIEARWWAKVFAFVEERFCLQPGTIKCTCLIETLPAVFEMDEILYELRSNIVALNCGRWDYIFSYIKTLKRHSDRVLPDRQAVTMDTPFLSAYSRLLIKTCHKRGALAMGGMAAFIPAKDPAQNETVLQRVRKDKELEARNGHDGTWVAHPGLADTAMGIFNEYIGQDHQNQLHITRDVDAPILAAELLKPCDGERTEQGMRLNIRIALQYLEAWISGNGCVPIYGLMEDAATAEISRASIWQWIQHGKSLSNGKPVTKQLFKDMLVEELANVKKEVGGDRFTHGKFTQAAVLLEDITTSDELVDFLTLPGYEMLTA; encoded by the coding sequence ATGACGGAACACACTTTAGGTGAACAGCAATTGAATTCGACACAGAATAAGGCCACTGCGAATGGCACTCTGGCCTTAGTGGGAAATACCATACCAGGGCAGGAGGTGATTTTTACCGAAGGCGCGCTGGCGTTGCTTGAGTCACTTTGCCGTGAATTTGCGACAGAAGTGCCCACCTTACTCGCCAAACGTAAAGATAGACAGGCGCGTATCGATAAAGGGGCTTTGCCTGACTTTTTACCTGAGACTCGCGCTATTCGTGACGGTGCATGGAAGATCCGCGGCATTCCGAATGACTTACTCGATCGCCGTGTCGAAATCACCGGTCCCGTCGAACGTAAGATGGTGATCAATGCACTTAATGCCAATGCCAAAGTGTTTATGGCGGATTTTGAAGACTCCTTAGCACCGAGCTGGCAGAAAGTCGTGGAAGGTCAGATTAACCTACGTGATGCCGTGCGCGGTGAGATTGAATACACAGCGCCAGAAACCGGTAAACACTACAAGTTAGGCCCAAATCCTGCGGTATTAATCTGCCGTGTGCGTGGCCTGCACTTAAAAGAGAAGCACGTTGAATTTAACCTGCAGTCCATTCCTGGCGCCTTATTCGACTTTGCGATGTACTTTTACCATAACTATCGCCAATTGCTGGCGAAGGGCAGTGGTCCTTACTTCTATATTCCTAAACTCGAGAGCCATATCGAAGCGCGTTGGTGGGCAAAAGTGTTTGCTTTTGTTGAAGAAAGATTCTGCCTACAGCCTGGCACAATCAAATGTACTTGTTTGATTGAGACCTTACCCGCGGTGTTTGAAATGGACGAAATTCTCTATGAATTACGCTCAAACATTGTCGCGCTCAACTGTGGCCGCTGGGATTATATCTTCAGCTATATCAAAACATTAAAGCGTCATAGCGACCGCGTTTTACCGGATCGCCAAGCGGTGACCATGGATACGCCTTTCTTAAGTGCCTATTCAAGACTGCTGATCAAAACCTGCCATAAACGTGGCGCACTGGCGATGGGCGGCATGGCGGCCTTTATTCCGGCGAAGGATCCCGCTCAGAACGAAACCGTGTTGCAACGGGTACGTAAGGACAAAGAGCTTGAGGCTCGTAATGGCCACGATGGGACTTGGGTCGCTCACCCAGGTCTTGCGGATACGGCGATGGGGATCTTTAACGAATACATAGGCCAAGATCATCAAAACCAATTGCATATCACCCGTGATGTGGATGCACCGATTCTCGCCGCAGAGTTATTAAAACCCTGCGATGGCGAGCGTACTGAGCAAGGGATGCGCCTGAATATTCGCATCGCTCTGCAATACCTTGAGGCGTGGATCAGTGGCAACGGTTGTGTACCGATTTACGGATTAATGGAAGATGCGGCAACCGCTGAAATCTCCCGCGCCTCGATTTGGCAATGGATCCAACATGGCAAGTCACTCTCAAACGGCAAACCCGTCACTAAACAATTGTTTAAGGACATGCTGGTGGAAGAGTTAGCGAATGTGAAAAAAGAAGTAGGCGGTGACAGATTCACCCATGGCAAATTTACCCAAGCGGCGGTATTGCTTGAGGATATTACCACTTCGGATGAGTTGGTCGATTTCTTAACCTTACCCGGTTACGAGATGCTAACGGCTTAA
- a CDS encoding MarR family winged helix-turn-helix transcriptional regulator, producing the protein MEKYEQLLISLRRVIRAIDIHSRQLNKHSGLTGPQLMVMQKIAQLGAPLAKQVAEEITLSPATVTTIIDRLEGRGLVIRQRSESDKRKVHLHLSEAGRALLQESPKPLQEHFIKQYQNLEEWEQSQLLSSVERIAAMMDADKIDAAPMLLVGKIQGDE; encoded by the coding sequence ATGGAAAAATACGAACAACTGCTGATTTCACTGCGCAGGGTGATCCGCGCTATCGACATTCATTCCCGGCAACTCAATAAACATTCCGGCTTGACGGGTCCGCAGTTGATGGTGATGCAGAAAATTGCCCAACTCGGCGCTCCCTTAGCTAAGCAGGTGGCTGAAGAAATCACCCTCAGCCCTGCCACAGTAACGACAATTATTGATAGGCTCGAAGGGCGGGGATTAGTGATCCGTCAACGCAGCGAGTCCGATAAGCGCAAGGTGCATTTACATTTAAGTGAGGCGGGGCGGGCATTATTGCAAGAGTCGCCTAAACCACTTCAAGAGCACTTTATAAAGCAATATCAAAATCTTGAAGAGTGGGAGCAGAGTCAGTTGCTGTCATCGGTGGAGCGCATTGCCGCCATGATGGATGCCGATAAAATTGATGCCGCGCCTATGTTGTTGGTGGGTAAAATTCAAGGGGACGAATAA
- a CDS encoding acyl-CoA thioesterase — translation MKYYSRRLVKPEHLNPANTLFGGQLLSWIDEEAAIFAACQMKSSSHVTKLISEINFMTPARQGDVLEFGLELVSLGHSSITVSCQVRNKMTQAPVVSIDKMVFVNVNAQGLPVPHGIRANAA, via the coding sequence ATGAAATATTACAGTCGTCGTTTAGTCAAACCTGAACATTTAAATCCTGCAAATACCCTATTTGGCGGCCAGTTATTGAGTTGGATTGACGAGGAGGCGGCCATCTTTGCTGCGTGCCAGATGAAGAGCAGCAGCCATGTGACTAAGTTGATTTCTGAAATCAATTTTATGACGCCAGCGCGCCAAGGGGATGTGTTGGAATTTGGCTTGGAGCTTGTCAGCCTTGGCCACAGTTCCATTACGGTCAGTTGCCAAGTGCGTAATAAGATGACGCAAGCGCCAGTGGTCAGTATCGATAAGATGGTGTTTGTGAATGTGAATGCCCAAGGGTTACCCGTGCCCCACGGTATTCGTGCCAATGCGGCCTAG
- the yiaY gene encoding L-threonine dehydrogenase, whose product MAAKFFIPSVNVLGKGAVDDAIGDIKTLGFKRALIVTDKPLVKIGLVGEVAEKLGQNGITSTVFDGVQPNPTVGNVEAGLALLKANQCDFVISLGGGSPHDCAKGIALVATNGGSIKDYEGLDQSAKPQLPLVAINTTAGTASEMTRFCIITDEARHIKMAIVDKHTTPLLSVNDPELMLKKPASLTAATGMDALTHAVEAYVSIAANPITDACAIKAIELIQGNLVNAVKQGQDIEAREQMAYAQFLAGMAFNNASLGYVHAMAHQLGGFYDLPHGVCNALLLPHVQEYNAKVVPDRLKDIAKAMGVDVANMTDEQGAAAAIAAIKALSVAVNIPENLTLLGVKAEDIPTLAENALKDACGFTNPKQATHEEICQIFTNAL is encoded by the coding sequence ATGGCTGCTAAATTTTTTATCCCTTCCGTCAACGTATTAGGCAAAGGCGCCGTCGATGACGCTATCGGAGATATCAAAACCTTAGGCTTTAAACGCGCGTTAATCGTGACGGATAAACCTCTAGTCAAGATTGGTCTGGTCGGTGAAGTGGCCGAAAAGCTCGGTCAAAACGGCATTACTTCAACCGTGTTTGATGGCGTGCAACCCAACCCAACCGTCGGTAACGTCGAAGCGGGTCTTGCACTATTAAAAGCCAATCAATGTGATTTTGTGATTTCATTAGGCGGCGGTTCACCCCACGATTGCGCTAAGGGTATCGCCCTGGTTGCCACCAACGGCGGCAGCATCAAAGACTATGAAGGGTTAGACCAATCCGCTAAACCACAACTGCCATTAGTGGCCATTAACACCACAGCTGGTACCGCCAGTGAAATGACCCGTTTTTGTATCATCACTGACGAAGCTCGTCATATTAAAATGGCGATTGTCGATAAACACACCACCCCATTACTGTCTGTGAATGACCCTGAGTTGATGCTGAAAAAACCAGCGAGCCTCACCGCTGCAACAGGTATGGACGCGCTGACCCACGCGGTTGAAGCCTATGTGTCTATCGCTGCGAACCCAATAACCGATGCCTGCGCCATTAAGGCCATTGAACTTATCCAAGGCAACTTAGTGAATGCGGTAAAACAAGGCCAAGATATTGAAGCCCGCGAGCAAATGGCCTATGCGCAATTCTTAGCGGGTATGGCCTTTAACAACGCCAGCTTAGGTTATGTACATGCGATGGCGCACCAATTAGGCGGTTTCTACGACCTGCCCCACGGTGTGTGTAACGCTCTGTTATTACCCCATGTGCAAGAATACAACGCCAAAGTGGTACCAGATCGCTTAAAAGATATTGCCAAGGCGATGGGTGTCGATGTAGCCAATATGACGGATGAACAAGGTGCAGCGGCGGCGATCGCCGCGATTAAGGCCCTATCCGTTGCGGTAAACATTCCAGAAAACCTGACCTTACTCGGGGTTAAAGCGGAAGATATTCCAACCCTGGCCGAAAACGCCTTAAAGGATGCCTGTGGTTTCACTAACCCTAAACAGGCAACCCATGAAGAGATCTGCCAGATCTTCACTAACGCGTTATAA
- the aceA gene encoding isocitrate lyase has protein sequence MTKATQTSRQAQIDAIKKDWAENPRWKNVRRPYTAEEVVALRGSIVPENTIAKRGAAKLWDLVNGGAKKGYVNSLGALTGGQAVQQAKAGIEAIYLSGWQVAADANLAGTMYPDQSLYPANSVPAVVARINNSFRRADQIQWSNGVNPEEENFVDYFLPIIADAEAGFGGVLNAFELMKSMIDAGAAGVHFEDQLASVKKCGHMGGKVLVPTQEAVQKLVAARLAADVSGVETLVIARTDANAADLLTSDCDPYDRDFVTGERTSEGFYRVKAGLDQAISRGLAYAPYADLIWCETAKPDLEEARRFAEAIHAQYPDQLLAYNCSPSFNWKKNLDDATIARFQQELSDMGYKYQFITLAGIHNMWYNMFDLAYDYARGEGMKHYVEKVQEVEFAAAKKGYTFVAHQQEVGTGYFDQVTTVIQGGHSSVTALTGSTEEEQF, from the coding sequence ATGACTAAGGCAACACAGACTTCACGTCAGGCACAAATTGACGCAATCAAAAAAGATTGGGCTGAAAATCCACGTTGGAAAAACGTGCGTCGCCCATACACTGCAGAGGAAGTTGTGGCTCTTCGTGGTTCTATCGTACCTGAAAACACCATTGCCAAACGAGGTGCCGCTAAACTGTGGGATTTAGTCAACGGTGGCGCAAAAAAAGGTTATGTGAACTCGTTAGGTGCACTGACTGGCGGTCAAGCGGTACAACAGGCTAAAGCCGGTATCGAAGCAATTTATCTGTCTGGTTGGCAAGTGGCGGCCGACGCTAACTTAGCGGGCACTATGTACCCAGACCAATCTTTATACCCAGCAAACTCAGTACCTGCTGTCGTTGCACGTATTAACAACTCTTTCCGCCGTGCAGACCAAATTCAGTGGAGCAATGGTGTTAATCCGGAAGAAGAAAACTTTGTCGATTACTTCCTGCCGATTATTGCCGATGCGGAAGCGGGTTTTGGTGGCGTACTGAATGCGTTCGAGTTGATGAAGTCGATGATCGACGCTGGCGCCGCCGGTGTGCACTTTGAAGACCAATTGGCCTCAGTGAAAAAGTGCGGCCACATGGGCGGTAAAGTATTAGTACCGACCCAAGAAGCGGTACAAAAGTTAGTTGCAGCGCGCCTTGCAGCCGACGTGAGCGGTGTTGAAACCTTAGTTATCGCTCGTACCGATGCGAACGCAGCGGATTTATTGACCTCTGATTGCGACCCATACGATCGTGACTTCGTGACTGGCGAGCGCACCAGTGAAGGTTTCTACCGCGTGAAAGCGGGTCTAGACCAAGCGATTTCTCGCGGTCTTGCCTACGCACCTTATGCGGATTTAATTTGGTGTGAAACCGCTAAGCCTGACTTAGAAGAAGCACGCCGCTTTGCTGAGGCAATCCATGCTCAGTACCCAGACCAATTACTGGCCTACAACTGTTCACCTTCGTTCAATTGGAAGAAAAACTTGGATGACGCGACGATTGCGCGCTTCCAACAAGAGCTGTCGGACATGGGCTACAAGTACCAGTTCATCACTTTAGCGGGTATCCATAACATGTGGTACAACATGTTTGACCTAGCTTACGACTACGCTCGTGGTGAAGGTATGAAGCATTATGTTGAGAAAGTTCAAGAAGTTGAGTTTGCAGCAGCGAAGAAAGGCTACACCTTCGTCGCGCATCAACAGGAAGTGGGTACTGGTTACTTCGACCAAGTCACCACAGTGATCCAAGGCGGTCATTCATCGGTCACTGCGCTGACTGGCTCGACCGAAGAAGAGCAGTTTTAA
- the malQ gene encoding 4-alpha-glucanotransferase, with translation MGLEKLLYLRGVGADFTDCFGQYIRIPEADRQGILTSMLQEKNTQACEAKDEPLTSLPSGDELDAQVYQLDAQHWTQVLPAFHWCYVDEPWVCLYLPQSYRGDLLLTFTCEQGERVVLEVPFSALKPIGDYRIQAEELAQFGTSLFANECQFLQYRLDLLGHEFYCRDAGDMSEQHSNSEPRRSWENVSAAPNTSNNNNNLSDLSCLGLGYHSLSVSLLGLADEQQGVSSVGTSAASNSAASKATEFHGSFMVAPRTAYQGVMSAVAQGKRHKPWGVSLQLYSLRSESQWGMGDFGDLEQLIGLVAEYGADFIQLNPLHALDIAAPEHPSPYSPCDRRRLNPLYIHLPSVPEFEPLKTEFAAKEWQETIALLNAENWLDYPKVSELKYRAFARLYTVFCEHHLQPNTPRAQRFEDFVTEQGAPLREFAQAESLRSPRAIAQDEGFYLYLQFVAEDQLQLCQLKAKEAGMGIGLIRDLAVGAALQGVEVQANSQQFCLNASIGAPPDPFAPQGQNWGLTPLDPVKLKQHQYRHFIELTRANMTHCGALRIDHVMGLLRLWWWPLDKRLGHGAYVYYPVETLLAILCLESQRARCVVIGEDLGLVPPDIIHRLYQAGVYSNELFYFCKDHQGFKPPSHYKFQSLMMLANHDVPTLVAWWTGSDLHLRRQLDLLNTDEQLGEALAGREQEKHQLAQCLISQGLLPETDIQQIDIEDLLTAWMPFGASGNSALYSVQWCDLLGDRHAVNIPGTWLEYPNWQRRLPISLSEAAGRPTLAERLQRIAAARHLPETAAHTDTL, from the coding sequence ATGGGGCTGGAGAAGTTGCTGTATTTGCGGGGCGTGGGAGCAGATTTTACCGACTGCTTCGGCCAGTACATCCGCATTCCCGAGGCTGACAGGCAAGGGATTTTGACCAGTATGTTGCAGGAGAAAAACACTCAGGCCTGCGAGGCGAAGGATGAGCCATTAACGAGTTTACCCAGTGGCGATGAGCTTGATGCTCAGGTGTATCAACTCGATGCCCAGCATTGGACACAAGTGTTGCCAGCGTTTCATTGGTGTTATGTCGACGAACCTTGGGTCTGTCTGTATTTACCTCAATCTTACCGTGGCGATCTGCTGCTCACCTTTACCTGTGAGCAAGGGGAGAGGGTGGTTCTCGAGGTGCCATTTTCGGCGCTAAAACCGATTGGGGATTATCGTATTCAGGCAGAGGAGTTGGCGCAGTTTGGCACCAGCCTCTTCGCCAATGAGTGTCAGTTTTTGCAATACCGTCTCGACCTCTTAGGCCATGAGTTTTATTGCCGTGATGCGGGCGATATGAGTGAGCAACATAGCAATTCTGAGCCACGCCGTTCATGGGAAAATGTCAGCGCCGCGCCAAACACATCTAACAATAATAACAACTTAAGTGATTTATCTTGCCTGGGGCTTGGGTACCACAGTCTGAGCGTCAGTTTGCTTGGGCTGGCGGACGAGCAGCAAGGCGTATCAAGTGTGGGAACGTCAGCAGCAAGCAATTCTGCAGCAAGTAAGGCGACTGAGTTCCATGGCTCTTTTATGGTGGCGCCGAGAACCGCCTATCAAGGGGTGATGAGCGCTGTGGCTCAAGGAAAGCGCCATAAACCCTGGGGCGTGAGTCTTCAGCTGTATAGCCTGCGCAGCGAAAGCCAATGGGGCATGGGCGACTTTGGCGATTTAGAGCAACTTATCGGTTTAGTGGCCGAGTATGGCGCCGATTTTATTCAGCTTAATCCATTGCATGCCTTAGATATTGCCGCGCCGGAACATCCGAGTCCCTATAGTCCCTGCGATCGTCGAAGGTTGAATCCGCTGTATATTCATTTACCTAGTGTGCCTGAATTTGAGCCATTAAAGACGGAGTTTGCGGCGAAGGAGTGGCAAGAAACCATCGCCCTACTCAATGCGGAGAACTGGCTCGATTATCCCAAGGTGAGTGAGCTTAAGTACCGCGCCTTTGCACGTTTATACACTGTCTTTTGCGAACACCATTTACAGCCAAACACCCCAAGGGCGCAGCGTTTTGAGGATTTTGTGACAGAGCAGGGCGCGCCGCTTAGGGAATTTGCCCAAGCCGAATCGCTACGCAGTCCAAGGGCCATCGCACAGGATGAAGGCTTTTATTTGTACCTGCAGTTTGTGGCCGAAGATCAACTGCAATTGTGCCAACTCAAAGCCAAAGAAGCGGGGATGGGCATAGGGCTTATCCGCGATTTGGCCGTGGGCGCCGCGTTGCAAGGCGTTGAGGTTCAAGCCAATTCGCAGCAGTTTTGCTTAAACGCCAGCATAGGCGCACCGCCAGATCCCTTCGCGCCACAAGGACAAAACTGGGGCCTCACGCCCCTCGATCCCGTCAAGCTAAAACAGCATCAATATCGCCATTTTATTGAGCTGACTCGCGCCAATATGACCCACTGCGGGGCACTGCGAATCGACCATGTGATGGGGCTGCTGCGACTCTGGTGGTGGCCACTAGATAAGCGCCTCGGCCATGGCGCCTATGTGTATTACCCCGTCGAAACCCTGTTGGCGATTCTGTGTCTCGAGAGTCAACGTGCTCGCTGTGTGGTGATTGGTGAGGATTTGGGCCTAGTGCCACCCGATATTATTCATCGCCTGTATCAGGCGGGAGTCTATTCCAACGAGTTGTTCTACTTCTGCAAAGACCATCAAGGTTTTAAGCCGCCGAGCCACTATAAGTTCCAGAGTTTGATGATGCTGGCAAACCATGATGTGCCGACCTTAGTGGCTTGGTGGACTGGCAGCGATTTGCACCTGAGGCGACAACTCGACTTGCTCAATACCGACGAGCAATTAGGAGAGGCCTTAGCCGGACGTGAGCAGGAAAAACACCAGCTCGCGCAGTGCTTAATCTCCCAGGGCTTATTGCCGGAGACAGATATTCAACAGATTGATATTGAAGATTTATTAACGGCGTGGATGCCATTTGGTGCCTCGGGCAACAGCGCACTTTACAGCGTGCAGTGGTGCGATCTGCTAGGGGACCGCCATGCGGTGAATATCCCCGGCACTTGGCTCGAGTACCCCAATTGGCAGCGGCGATTGCCCATCAGCCTAAGTGAAGCCGCTGGTAGGCCTACGCTGGCTGAGCGTTTGCAACGCATTGCTGCGGCAAGACATTTGCCAGAGACGGCTGCGCATACAGATACCCTTTGA
- a CDS encoding TonB-dependent receptor, with the protein MPVLQPVFRLSLIALACLSALPHTAYADDTPSARDENVERITVYGRQNSVVKNSGLATKSDMSLMETPAAVVIVDQELINSQGVDNLQDLIRNISGVTQAGNNYGIGDNLVIRGLGANYTYDGMYGGAGLGNTFNPTRSLTNVESVEVLKGPATGLYGMGSAGGVINLIEKKPQFESKHKITTEVGQWDTYSFAIDSTGGITDDLAYRLVAKTARSEGYRDLGADRDEVFGSLKWVLSDNQDLMLSGAYIKDAIAVDSIGHPIRIYNADSVGGKTAGEVTWQDLINDPKGQGVQLTDEQRQQLAASLASGDGLTPYSFGDAGLISPMAKDNEGEELRFKLTHNIYFTDNLFLNQQLQYRDYTTGFARQTGAYNYVYWNNKGKINADPRAPLVENGVLYPFAARRQEYRQLDAEETSWQYFADLRYDFQIGNIDNELLVNANYEDRNIRLEQFSIYDADQVIKNKQGEVIYRGSLPYIYDIRNPNWGTGKFADYDPLKTANYNKKVSAWGLGVQHVGYLGYGFTTRVGVAFNEIKQSYEHLGVDERYSASQASPTPEEDSKDNGVTYNLGLTYMPIDDLSFFVNHSKGRTAYSILGSITGENTDREDSESVSNDLGMRFKAFDDQMLASLVFFKSSRTNVPYNNPDYNAGVSGAEVPVYFYDGSEDTQGVELDLNAHLNDNWRINLNGMYQDARDKQNPNDKANYDSRQKGVPYVTASAWVTYGADWFALSSPIELSLGAKYVDDRSTHSSSFGIPDGYVPSYTLVDSAISYATDSWKLQLNINNLFNKDYYSKAMFLGGMPGEERNVKLQYSYSF; encoded by the coding sequence ATGCCAGTATTACAGCCTGTATTTCGCTTATCACTTATTGCACTCGCCTGCCTCAGTGCTTTACCACACACAGCCTACGCCGATGACACACCTTCCGCTCGCGATGAAAACGTCGAACGCATAACGGTATACGGCAGACAAAACTCTGTGGTGAAAAACTCAGGACTTGCGACTAAGTCAGATATGTCCTTAATGGAAACCCCTGCGGCGGTTGTTATCGTTGACCAGGAACTGATTAACAGCCAAGGAGTCGATAATCTGCAGGACTTGATCCGCAATATCAGTGGGGTGACTCAAGCAGGCAATAACTACGGCATTGGGGATAACTTGGTTATTCGCGGTCTCGGCGCAAACTACACCTATGACGGCATGTATGGCGGTGCCGGCCTTGGCAATACCTTTAACCCCACTCGCTCCCTAACCAATGTGGAATCCGTTGAGGTTTTAAAAGGGCCTGCTACTGGACTCTACGGCATGGGCAGCGCGGGTGGCGTGATCAACCTGATTGAAAAGAAACCGCAATTTGAATCCAAACACAAAATCACCACAGAAGTTGGCCAGTGGGATACCTACTCTTTCGCCATCGATAGCACGGGTGGGATCACCGATGATCTTGCTTATCGTTTAGTGGCCAAAACCGCCCGCAGTGAAGGCTACCGTGATTTAGGCGCCGACCGTGATGAAGTGTTCGGCTCACTCAAGTGGGTATTAAGTGATAACCAAGATCTGATGCTGTCAGGCGCATATATCAAAGACGCCATTGCCGTTGACTCCATCGGCCATCCAATCCGTATCTACAATGCCGATTCTGTCGGCGGTAAAACCGCGGGTGAAGTCACTTGGCAAGATTTGATAAACGATCCTAAGGGTCAAGGCGTACAACTGACCGACGAGCAGCGTCAGCAATTAGCGGCATCACTCGCCAGCGGTGATGGCTTAACTCCCTATTCCTTCGGTGACGCGGGATTAATTTCGCCCATGGCAAAGGATAATGAAGGTGAAGAATTAAGATTCAAGCTGACCCACAATATCTACTTTACCGATAATCTGTTCCTCAATCAGCAGTTGCAATATCGCGACTACACTACAGGTTTTGCCCGTCAAACAGGGGCTTACAACTATGTGTACTGGAATAACAAAGGCAAGATAAACGCCGATCCCCGCGCGCCACTGGTTGAAAATGGTGTGCTCTATCCCTTTGCCGCCAGACGTCAGGAATACCGCCAGCTCGATGCAGAAGAAACCTCGTGGCAGTATTTTGCCGATCTACGTTACGACTTCCAAATAGGCAATATCGACAACGAATTGCTGGTGAATGCTAACTACGAAGATCGTAACATTCGCCTCGAGCAATTCTCGATTTACGATGCGGATCAGGTGATTAAGAATAAGCAAGGCGAAGTGATTTACCGTGGTTCGCTACCGTACATTTACGATATCCGCAATCCAAACTGGGGAACGGGTAAATTTGCCGACTACGATCCGCTCAAAACCGCCAACTACAACAAAAAAGTCAGCGCTTGGGGCTTAGGCGTGCAACATGTTGGTTATTTAGGTTATGGCTTTACCACCCGTGTGGGTGTGGCCTTTAACGAAATCAAACAGAGCTATGAGCACTTAGGTGTGGATGAGCGCTACAGCGCGAGTCAAGCGAGCCCCACTCCTGAGGAAGATAGCAAAGATAACGGTGTGACCTACAACTTGGGCTTAACTTATATGCCCATTGACGATTTATCGTTTTTCGTCAATCACTCAAAGGGCCGCACCGCCTACAGCATCTTAGGTTCTATCACAGGGGAAAATACCGACCGCGAAGACTCTGAATCCGTCAGTAACGATCTCGGCATGCGCTTTAAAGCCTTTGACGATCAGATGCTAGCTTCGCTGGTGTTCTTTAAAAGCTCACGCACGAATGTGCCTTACAACAACCCCGACTATAACGCTGGCGTGTCAGGTGCCGAGGTGCCGGTGTACTTTTACGATGGCAGCGAAGATACCCAAGGGGTCGAGTTGGATCTCAATGCCCACCTAAACGATAACTGGCGCATCAACCTGAACGGCATGTATCAGGATGCGAGGGATAAACAAAACCCGAATGACAAAGCCAACTACGACAGCCGTCAAAAAGGTGTGCCCTATGTGACCGCCAGCGCTTGGGTAACCTATGGTGCAGACTGGTTTGCCTTATCAAGCCCCATTGAGCTGAGTTTAGGCGCCAAGTATGTGGATGATAGAAGCACGCACTCAAGCTCATTTGGTATCCCAGATGGTTATGTGCCGAGCTACACCTTAGTGGATTCAGCCATCAGCTACGCCACCGACTCCTGGAAGTTACAGTTGAATATCAACAACCTATTCAATAAAGATTATTACAGTAAGGCGATGTTCCTCGGCGGTATGCCAGGCGAAGAGCGTAATGTGAAACTGCAATATAGCTACAGTTTCTAA
- a CDS encoding peptidylprolyl isomerase — protein MRSITGLIFAGGLSLALSACGGGDDELTPSIPTPDPTPPSLSADVCYLMSTTKGDLTLAIDLTNMPITGKNFKQYVDKSFYNGTLFHRTINNFVIQGGGFTTGLQSKPTSAPIKNEAAVGISNKRGTIAMARTTVPDSATSQFFINVLDNPQLDASASSYGYAVFGKVVEGMDVVDQISIVPTKTSNGFSDTPVNEILINSVTETSCPAA, from the coding sequence ATGAGAAGTATCACAGGGCTTATCTTCGCAGGCGGTTTGAGCTTGGCCCTCAGCGCCTGTGGTGGTGGCGATGATGAATTAACGCCGAGCATACCGACTCCCGATCCAACCCCACCGAGTCTAAGTGCCGATGTATGCTATTTGATGAGCACGACTAAGGGAGACTTGACCTTAGCCATCGACCTCACCAATATGCCCATCACGGGTAAGAACTTTAAACAATATGTCGATAAGTCATTCTATAACGGCACTTTATTCCACAGAACCATCAATAACTTTGTGATCCAAGGCGGCGGTTTCACTACGGGGTTACAAAGCAAACCGACCAGCGCGCCGATTAAAAACGAGGCCGCCGTCGGCATCAGCAACAAGCGTGGCACTATCGCGATGGCGCGTACCACAGTGCCAGACTCAGCGACATCACAGTTCTTTATCAATGTGTTAGATAATCCGCAGCTCGATGCTTCGGCGAGCAGCTATGGCTATGCCGTGTTTGGTAAAGTCGTCGAAGGGATGGATGTGGTCGATCAGATAAGCATTGTACCAACCAAAACCAGCAACGGTTTTAGCGACACGCCAGTGAATGAGATTTTGATCAATAGCGTGACTGAAACGAGCTGCCCCGCCGCCTAG